A section of the Canis lupus baileyi chromosome 5, mCanLup2.hap1, whole genome shotgun sequence genome encodes:
- the ADGRB2 gene encoding adhesion G protein-coupled receptor B2 isoform X11: protein MTPACPLLLSVILSLRLAAAFDPAPSACSALASGVLYGAFSLQDLFPTIASGCSWTLENPDPTKYSLYLRFNRQEQVCTHFAPRLLPLDHYLVNFTCLRPSPEEAGAQAEAEAGRPEEEEEAAAAGLELCGGSGPFTFLHFDKNFVQLCLSAEPSEAPRLLAPAALAFRFVEVLLINNNNSSQFTCGVLCRWSEECGRAAGRACGFAQPGCSCPGEAGAGPATTTPPGPPAAHTLSNALVPGGPAPPAEADLHSGSSNDLFTTEMRYGEEPEEEPKVKTQWPRSADEPGLYMAQTGDPAAEEWSPWSVCSLTCGQGLQVRTRSCVSSPYGTLCSGPLRETRPCNNSATCPVEGQWLEWGPWGPCSTSCANGTQQRSRKCSVAGPAWATCTGALTDTRECSNLECPATDGKWGPWNAWSLCSKTCDTGWQRRFRMCQATGAQGYPCEGTGEEVKPCSEKRCPAFHEMCRDEYVMLMTWKKAAAGEIIYNKCPPNASGSASRRCLLSAQGVAYWGLPSFARCISHEYRYLYLSLREHLAKGQRMLAGEGMSQVVRSLQELLARRTYYSGDLLFSVDILRNVTDTFKRATYVPSADDVQRFFQVVSFMVDAENKDKWDDAQQVSPGSVHLLRVVEDFIHLVGDALKAFQSSLIVTDNLVISIQREPVSAVSSDITFPMRGRRGMKDWVRHSEDRLFLPKEVLSLSTPGKPAASGTSGSPGRGRGPGTVPPGPGHSHQRLLPADPEESSSYFVIGAVLYRTLGLILPPPRPPLAVTSRVMTVTVRPPTQPPAEPLITVELSYIINGTTDPHCASWDYSRADASSGDWDTESCQTLETQAAHTRCQCQHLSTFAVLAQPPKDLTLELAGSPSVPLVIGCAVSCMALLTLLAIYAAFWRFIKSERSIILLNFCLSILASNVLILVGQSRVLSKGVCTMTAAFLHFFFLSSFCWVLTEAWQSYLAVIGRMRTRLVRKRFLCLGWGLPALVVAVSVGFTRTKGYGTSSYCWLSLEGGLLYAFVGPAAVIVLVNMLIGIIVFNKLMARDGISDKSKKQRAGSERCPWASLLLPCSACGAVPSPLLSSASARNAMASLWSSCVVLPLLALTWMSAVLAMTDRRSVLFQALFAVFNSAQGFVITAVHCFLRREVQDVVKCQMGVCRADESEDSPDSCKNGQLQILSDFEKDVDLACQTVLFKEVNTCNPSTITGTLSRLSLDEDEEPKSCLVGPEGGLSFSPLPGNILVPMAASPGLGEPPPPQEANPVYMCGEGGLRQLDLTWLRPEPGSEGDYMVLPRRTLSLQPGSGGGAGEDPPRARPEGTPRRAAKTLAHPEGYPSFLSVEHSGLGLGPAYGSLQNPYGMTFQPPPPTPSARQVSEPGERSRTMPRTVPGSTMKLGSLERKKLRYSDLDFEKVMHTRKRHSELYHELNQKFHTFDRYRSQSTAKREKRWSVSSGGTAERNMSSEKPSPGEHPGLSQQRRHQSWSTFKSMTLGSLPPKPRERLALHRAAAWEPTEPPDGDFQTEV from the exons ATGACCCCAGCCTGTCCCCTCTTACTATCTGTGATTCTGTCCCTGCGCCTGGCCGCCGCCTTCGACCCTGCCCCCAGCGCCTGCTCCGCCCTGGCCTCGGGCGTGCTCTACGGGGCCTTTTCACTGCAGGACCTCTTTCCCACCATCGCCTCAGGCTGCTCCTGGACCCTGGAGAACCCTGACCCCACCAAGTACTCCCTCTACCTGCGCTTCAACCGCCAGGAGCAGGTGTGCACTCACTTTGCCCCCCGTCTGCTGCCCCTGGACCACTACCTGGTCAACTTCACCTGCCTGCGGCCTAGCCCAGAGGAGGCGGGGGCCCAGGCCGAGGCAGAGGCAGGGcggccagaggaggaggaggaggcggcagCGGCGGGGCTGGAACTGTGCGGCGGCTCGGGCCCCTTCACCTTCCTGCACTTCGACAAGAACTTCGTGCAGCTGTGCCTGTCGGCAGAGCCCTCAGAGGCCCCGCGCCTGCTGGCGCCGGCCGCCCTGGCCTTCCGCTTCGTCGAGGTCTTgctcatcaacaacaacaactccAGCCAGTTCACCTGTGGCGTGCTCTGCCGCTGGAGCGAAGAGTGCGGCCGCGCTGCCGGCAGGGCCTGTGGCTTCGCCCAGCCGGGCTGCAGCTGCCCCGGGGAGGCGGGGGCTGGTCCCGCCACCACCACGCCTCCAGGCCCTCCTGCTGCCCACACTCTGTCCAATGCCCTGGTGCCTGGGGGCCCGGCCCCACCTGCTGAGGCCGATTTGCATTCAGGGAGCAGCAATGACCTGTTTACGACTGAGATGAGATATG GTGAGGAGCCGGAAGAGGAACCGAAGGTGAAAACCCAGTGGCCAAGGTCTGCAGATGAGCCTGGGCTGTACATGGCGCAGACAG GCGACCCGGCGGCTGAGGAGTGGTCCCCGTGGAGCGTGTGTTCCCTGACGTGTGGGCAGGGTCTGCAGGTGCGGACCCGCTCCTGCGTGTCCTCCCCCTATGGGACCCTGTGCAGCGGGCCCCTGCGGGAGACCCGGCCCTGCAACAATTCAGCCACCTGCCCAG TGGAAGGCCAGTGGCTAGAATGGGGTCCCTGGGGCCCATGCTCCACATCCTGTGCCAATGGGACCCAGCAGCGCAGCCGGAAGTGCAGTGTGGCGGGCCCAGCCTGGGCCACGTGTACGGGTGCCCTCACGGACACACGCGAGTGCAGCAACCTTGAGTGCCCGG CCACAGATGGCAAGTGGGGGCCATGGAATGCATGGAGCCTGTGCTCCAAGACGTGTGACACAGGCTGGCAGCGCCGCTTCCGCATGTGCCAGGCCACGGGTGCGCAGGGCTACCCCTGCGAGGGTACCGGAGAGGAGGTGAAGCCTTGCAGTGAGAAGAGATGTCCAG CCTTCCATGAGATGTGCAGGGACGAGTATGTGATGCTGATGACGTGGAAGAAGGCGGCTGCTGGCGAGATCATCTATAACAAGTGCCCCCCCAACGCCTCAG GGTCTGCCAGCCGCCGCTGTCTCCTCAGTGCCCAGGGCGTGGCATACTGGGGTCTGCCCAGCTTCGCCCGCTGCATCTCCCACGAGTACCGCTACCTATACCTGTCC CTTCGGGAGCACCTGGCCAAAGGGCAGCGCATGCTGGCAGGTGAGGGCATGTCACAAGTGGTGCGCAGCTTGCAAGAGCTACTGGCCCGGCGCACTTACTACAGTGGGGACCTGCTCTTCTCTGTGGACATTCTAAGGAACGTCACTGACACCTTCAAGAGGGCCACCTATGTGCCCTCGGCTGATGATGTGCAG CGCTTCTTCCAGGTGGTGAGCTTCATGGTGGATGCAGAGAACAAGGATAAGTGGGATGATGCTCAGCAG GTATCCCCGGGCTCTGTGCACCTGCTTCGTGTTGTGGAGGACTTCATTCACCTGGTGGGAGATGCCCTCAAGGCCTTCCAGAGCTCTCTGATTGTCACAGACAACCTGG TGATCAGCATTCAGCGAGAACCGGTCTCCGCCGTGTCCAGTGACATCACGTTCCCCATGCGTGGCCGCAGGGGCATGAAGGACTGGGTGCGGCACTCGGAGGACCGCCTCTTCCTACCCAAGGAGGTGCTCAGCCTTTCCACCCCTGGGAAGCCAGCTGCCTCTGGCACCTCGGGCAgccctggcagggggaggggcccaggaacCGTGCCCCCTGGCCCAGGCCACTCCCACCAGCGCCTCCTGCCAGCAGATCCTGAGGAGTCGTCCTCCTACTTTGTGATCGGTGCTGTGCTTTACCGCACGCTTGGCCTCATCCTGCCACCCCCCAG ACCCCCGCTGGCCGTCACGTCCAGAGTGATGACAGTGACTGTGCGGCCCCCCACCCAGCCACCAGCTGAACCTCTTATCACAGTGGAGCTCTCCTACATCATCAAC GGCACCACGGATCCCCACTGTGCCAGCTGGGACTACTCCCGAGC AGATGCCAGCTCAGGGGACTGGGACACCGAGAGCTGCCAGACGCTGGAGACACAGGCAGCCCACACTCGCTGCCAGTGCCAGCACCTGTCTACCTTTGCTGTGCTGGCCCAGCCACCCAAGGACCTG ACCCTGGAGCTGGCAGGCTCCCCCTCGGTCCCCCTCGTGATCGGCTGTGCCGTGTCGTGCATGGCGCTGCTCACCCTCCTCGCCATCTATGCGGCCTTCTGGAG GTTCATCAAATCCGAGCGCTCCATCATCTTGTTGAACTTCTGCTTGTCCATCCTGGCGTCCAACGTCCTGATCCTCGTGGGCCAGTCACGGGTGCTGAGCAAG GGTGTATGCACCATGACTGCCGCCTTCTTGcacttcttcttcctctcctccttttgCTGGGTGCTCACTGAGGCCTGGCAGTCCTACCTGGCTGTCATCGGACGGATGCGTACCCGCCTTGTTCGCAAGCGCTTCCTCTGCCTGGGCTGGG GTCTGCCCGCCCTGGTGGTGGCCGTGTCTGTCGGCTTCACCCGCACCAAAGGATACGGTACATCCAGCTA CTGCTGGCTCTCCCTGGAGGGTGGCCTGCTCTATGCTTTTGTGGGGCCCGCTGCTGTCATCGTCCTG GTGAACATGCTCATCGGAATCATCGTCTTTAACAAGCTCATGGCACGCGATGGCATCTCGGACAAGTCCAAGAAGCAGAGGGCCGG GTCGGAGCGGTGCCCCTGGGccagcctgctcctcccctgctcagcGTGCGGAGCggtccccagccccctgctcagcTCAGCCTCGGCCAGGAACGCCAT GGCCTCGCTCTGGAGCTCCTGCGTGGTGCTGCCCCTGCTGGCGCTCACCTGGATGTCGGCCGTCCTGGCCATGACAGACCGGCGCTCCGTCCTCTTCCAGGCCCTCTTCGCTGTCTTCAACTCGGCGCAGGGCTTTGTCATCACTGCTGTGCACTGCTTCCTGCGCCGAGAG GTCCAGGACGTGGTGAAGTGCCAGATGGGTGTATGCCGGGCCGATGAGAGTGAAGACTCCCCCGACTCATGTAAAAATGGGCAGCTGCAGATCCTG TCAGACTTTGAAAAAGATGTGGATCTGGCTTGTCAGACAG TTCTGTTCAAGGAGGTCAACACTTGCAACCCATCTACCATCACGGGCACACTGTCCCGCCTATCCCTGGACGAGGACGAGGAGCCCAAGTCCTGCCTCGTGGGTCCTGAGGGCGGCCTCAGCTTCTCACCGCTGCCTGGGAATATCCTGGTGCCCATGGCAGCCTCGCCAGGGCTGGGGGAGCCACCGCCCCCACAGGAGGCCAACCCTGTGTACATGTGTGGGGAAGGTGGCCTCCGGCAGCTGGACCTCACATGGCTGCGGCCCGAGCCGGGCTCTGAGGGGGACTACATGGTGCTGCCCCGGCGGACTCTGAGCCTGCAGCCTGGCAGTGGTGGCGGAGCTGGTGAAGATCCCCCAAGGGCCCGGCCTGAGGGCACCCCTCGGAGGGCTGCCAAGACACTGGCCCACCCGGAAGGCTACCCCAGCTTCCTGTCTGTGGAACActcaggcctggggctgggccctgCCTATGGGTCTCTACAGAACCCCTATGGGATGACCTTCCAGCCACCACCACCGACGCCCAGTGCCCGCCAAGTATCTGAGCCAGGGGAACGCAGCCGGACCATGCCCCGCACTGTGCCAGGCTCTACCATGAAGCTGGGCTCCCTGGAG CGAAAGAAGTTACGATATTCAGACCTGGACTTTGAG AAGGTGATGCACACCCGGAAGCGGCACTCAGAACTCTACCACGAGCTCAACCAGAAATTCCACACTTTCGACCGCTACCGCAGCCAGTCTACAGCCAAG agggagaagcggtgGAGTGTGTCCTCGGGTGGGACAGCCGAACGGAACATGTCTAGC GAgaagcccagccctggggagcaTCCTGGCTTGTCCCAGCAGCGGAGACATCAGAGCTGGAGCACCTTCAAGTCTATGACATTGGGCTCGCTGCCCCCCAAGCCCCGAGAACGGCTGGCCCTGCACCGAGCAGCAGCCTGGGAGCCCACAGAACCACCTGATGGTGACTTCCAGACAGAGGTGTGA
- the ADGRB2 gene encoding adhesion G protein-coupled receptor B2 isoform X7, giving the protein MTPACPLLLSVILSLRLAAAFDPAPSACSALASGVLYGAFSLQDLFPTIASGCSWTLENPDPTKYSLYLRFNRQEQVCTHFAPRLLPLDHYLVNFTCLRPSPEEAGAQAEAEAGRPEEEEEAAAAGLELCGGSGPFTFLHFDKNFVQLCLSAEPSEAPRLLAPAALAFRFVEVLLINNNNSSQFTCGVLCRWSEECGRAAGRACGFAQPGCSCPGEAGAGPATTTPPGPPAAHTLSNALVPGGPAPPAEADLHSGSSNDLFTTEMRYGEEPEEEPKVKTQWPRSADEPGLYMAQTGDPAAEEWSPWSVCSLTCGQGLQVRTRSCVSSPYGTLCSGPLRETRPCNNSATCPVHGVWEEWGSWSLCSRSCGRGSRSRMRTCVPPQHGGKACEGPELQTKLCSMAACPVEGQWLEWGPWGPCSTSCANGTQQRSRKCSVAGPAWATCTGALTDTRECSNLECPATDGKWGPWNAWSLCSKTCDTGWQRRFRMCQATGAQGYPCEGTGEEVKPCSEKRCPAFHEMCRDEYVMLMTWKKAAAGEIIYNKCPPNASGSASRRCLLSAQGVAYWGLPSFARCISHEYRYLYLSLREHLAKGQRMLAGEGMSQVVRSLQELLARRTYYSGDLLFSVDILRNVTDTFKRATYVPSADDVQRFFQVVSFMVDAENKDKWDDAQQVSPGSVHLLRVVEDFIHLVGDALKAFQSSLIVTDNLVISIQREPVSAVSSDITFPMRGRRGMKDWVRHSEDRLFLPKEVLSLSTPGKPAASGTSGSPGRGRGPGTVPPGPGHSHQRLLPADPEESSSYFVIGAVLYRTLGLILPPPRPPLAVTSRVMTVTVRPPTQPPAEPLITVELSYIINGTTDPHCASWDYSRADASSGDWDTESCQTLETQAAHTRCQCQHLSTFAVLAQPPKDLTLELAGSPSVPLVIGCAVSCMALLTLLAIYAAFWRFIKSERSIILLNFCLSILASNVLILVGQSRVLSKGVCTMTAAFLHFFFLSSFCWVLTEAWQSYLAVIGRMRTRLVRKRFLCLGWGLPALVVAVSVGFTRTKGYGTSSYCWLSLEGGLLYAFVGPAAVIVLVNMLIGIIVFNKLMARDGISDKSKKQRAGSERCPWASLLLPCSACGAVPSPLLSSASARNAMASLWSSCVVLPLLALTWMSAVLAMTDRRSVLFQALFAVFNSAQGFVITAVHCFLRREVQDVVKCQMGVCRADESEDSPDSCKNGQLQILSDFEKDVDLACQTVLFKEVNTCNPSTITGTLSRLSLDEDEEPKSCLVGPEGGLSFSPLPGNILVPMAASPGLGEPPPPQEANPVYMCGEGGLRQLDLTWLRPEPGSEGDYMVLPRRTLSLQPGSGGGAGEDPPRARPEGTPRRAAKTLAHPEGYPSFLSVEHSGLGLGPAYGSLQNPYGMTFQPPPPTPSARQVSEPGERSRTMPRTVPGSTMKLGSLEKVMHTRKRHSELYHELNQKFHTFDRYRSQSTAKEKPSPGEHPGLSQQRRHQSWSTFKSMTLGSLPPKPRERLALHRAAAWEPTEPPDGDFQTEV; this is encoded by the exons ATGACCCCAGCCTGTCCCCTCTTACTATCTGTGATTCTGTCCCTGCGCCTGGCCGCCGCCTTCGACCCTGCCCCCAGCGCCTGCTCCGCCCTGGCCTCGGGCGTGCTCTACGGGGCCTTTTCACTGCAGGACCTCTTTCCCACCATCGCCTCAGGCTGCTCCTGGACCCTGGAGAACCCTGACCCCACCAAGTACTCCCTCTACCTGCGCTTCAACCGCCAGGAGCAGGTGTGCACTCACTTTGCCCCCCGTCTGCTGCCCCTGGACCACTACCTGGTCAACTTCACCTGCCTGCGGCCTAGCCCAGAGGAGGCGGGGGCCCAGGCCGAGGCAGAGGCAGGGcggccagaggaggaggaggaggcggcagCGGCGGGGCTGGAACTGTGCGGCGGCTCGGGCCCCTTCACCTTCCTGCACTTCGACAAGAACTTCGTGCAGCTGTGCCTGTCGGCAGAGCCCTCAGAGGCCCCGCGCCTGCTGGCGCCGGCCGCCCTGGCCTTCCGCTTCGTCGAGGTCTTgctcatcaacaacaacaactccAGCCAGTTCACCTGTGGCGTGCTCTGCCGCTGGAGCGAAGAGTGCGGCCGCGCTGCCGGCAGGGCCTGTGGCTTCGCCCAGCCGGGCTGCAGCTGCCCCGGGGAGGCGGGGGCTGGTCCCGCCACCACCACGCCTCCAGGCCCTCCTGCTGCCCACACTCTGTCCAATGCCCTGGTGCCTGGGGGCCCGGCCCCACCTGCTGAGGCCGATTTGCATTCAGGGAGCAGCAATGACCTGTTTACGACTGAGATGAGATATG GTGAGGAGCCGGAAGAGGAACCGAAGGTGAAAACCCAGTGGCCAAGGTCTGCAGATGAGCCTGGGCTGTACATGGCGCAGACAG GCGACCCGGCGGCTGAGGAGTGGTCCCCGTGGAGCGTGTGTTCCCTGACGTGTGGGCAGGGTCTGCAGGTGCGGACCCGCTCCTGCGTGTCCTCCCCCTATGGGACCCTGTGCAGCGGGCCCCTGCGGGAGACCCGGCCCTGCAACAATTCAGCCACCTGCCCAG TGCACGGCGTGTGGGAGGAGTGGGGGTCCTGGAGCCTGTGCTCCCGCAGCTGCGGGCGGGGGTCCCGGAGCCGGATGCGGACCTGCGTGCCCCCCCAGCACGGCGGCAAGGCCTGCGAGGGTCCCGAGCTGCAGACTAAGCTCTGCAGTATGGCCGCTTGCCCGG TGGAAGGCCAGTGGCTAGAATGGGGTCCCTGGGGCCCATGCTCCACATCCTGTGCCAATGGGACCCAGCAGCGCAGCCGGAAGTGCAGTGTGGCGGGCCCAGCCTGGGCCACGTGTACGGGTGCCCTCACGGACACACGCGAGTGCAGCAACCTTGAGTGCCCGG CCACAGATGGCAAGTGGGGGCCATGGAATGCATGGAGCCTGTGCTCCAAGACGTGTGACACAGGCTGGCAGCGCCGCTTCCGCATGTGCCAGGCCACGGGTGCGCAGGGCTACCCCTGCGAGGGTACCGGAGAGGAGGTGAAGCCTTGCAGTGAGAAGAGATGTCCAG CCTTCCATGAGATGTGCAGGGACGAGTATGTGATGCTGATGACGTGGAAGAAGGCGGCTGCTGGCGAGATCATCTATAACAAGTGCCCCCCCAACGCCTCAG GGTCTGCCAGCCGCCGCTGTCTCCTCAGTGCCCAGGGCGTGGCATACTGGGGTCTGCCCAGCTTCGCCCGCTGCATCTCCCACGAGTACCGCTACCTATACCTGTCC CTTCGGGAGCACCTGGCCAAAGGGCAGCGCATGCTGGCAGGTGAGGGCATGTCACAAGTGGTGCGCAGCTTGCAAGAGCTACTGGCCCGGCGCACTTACTACAGTGGGGACCTGCTCTTCTCTGTGGACATTCTAAGGAACGTCACTGACACCTTCAAGAGGGCCACCTATGTGCCCTCGGCTGATGATGTGCAG CGCTTCTTCCAGGTGGTGAGCTTCATGGTGGATGCAGAGAACAAGGATAAGTGGGATGATGCTCAGCAG GTATCCCCGGGCTCTGTGCACCTGCTTCGTGTTGTGGAGGACTTCATTCACCTGGTGGGAGATGCCCTCAAGGCCTTCCAGAGCTCTCTGATTGTCACAGACAACCTGG TGATCAGCATTCAGCGAGAACCGGTCTCCGCCGTGTCCAGTGACATCACGTTCCCCATGCGTGGCCGCAGGGGCATGAAGGACTGGGTGCGGCACTCGGAGGACCGCCTCTTCCTACCCAAGGAGGTGCTCAGCCTTTCCACCCCTGGGAAGCCAGCTGCCTCTGGCACCTCGGGCAgccctggcagggggaggggcccaggaacCGTGCCCCCTGGCCCAGGCCACTCCCACCAGCGCCTCCTGCCAGCAGATCCTGAGGAGTCGTCCTCCTACTTTGTGATCGGTGCTGTGCTTTACCGCACGCTTGGCCTCATCCTGCCACCCCCCAG ACCCCCGCTGGCCGTCACGTCCAGAGTGATGACAGTGACTGTGCGGCCCCCCACCCAGCCACCAGCTGAACCTCTTATCACAGTGGAGCTCTCCTACATCATCAAC GGCACCACGGATCCCCACTGTGCCAGCTGGGACTACTCCCGAGC AGATGCCAGCTCAGGGGACTGGGACACCGAGAGCTGCCAGACGCTGGAGACACAGGCAGCCCACACTCGCTGCCAGTGCCAGCACCTGTCTACCTTTGCTGTGCTGGCCCAGCCACCCAAGGACCTG ACCCTGGAGCTGGCAGGCTCCCCCTCGGTCCCCCTCGTGATCGGCTGTGCCGTGTCGTGCATGGCGCTGCTCACCCTCCTCGCCATCTATGCGGCCTTCTGGAG GTTCATCAAATCCGAGCGCTCCATCATCTTGTTGAACTTCTGCTTGTCCATCCTGGCGTCCAACGTCCTGATCCTCGTGGGCCAGTCACGGGTGCTGAGCAAG GGTGTATGCACCATGACTGCCGCCTTCTTGcacttcttcttcctctcctccttttgCTGGGTGCTCACTGAGGCCTGGCAGTCCTACCTGGCTGTCATCGGACGGATGCGTACCCGCCTTGTTCGCAAGCGCTTCCTCTGCCTGGGCTGGG GTCTGCCCGCCCTGGTGGTGGCCGTGTCTGTCGGCTTCACCCGCACCAAAGGATACGGTACATCCAGCTA CTGCTGGCTCTCCCTGGAGGGTGGCCTGCTCTATGCTTTTGTGGGGCCCGCTGCTGTCATCGTCCTG GTGAACATGCTCATCGGAATCATCGTCTTTAACAAGCTCATGGCACGCGATGGCATCTCGGACAAGTCCAAGAAGCAGAGGGCCGG GTCGGAGCGGTGCCCCTGGGccagcctgctcctcccctgctcagcGTGCGGAGCggtccccagccccctgctcagcTCAGCCTCGGCCAGGAACGCCAT GGCCTCGCTCTGGAGCTCCTGCGTGGTGCTGCCCCTGCTGGCGCTCACCTGGATGTCGGCCGTCCTGGCCATGACAGACCGGCGCTCCGTCCTCTTCCAGGCCCTCTTCGCTGTCTTCAACTCGGCGCAGGGCTTTGTCATCACTGCTGTGCACTGCTTCCTGCGCCGAGAG GTCCAGGACGTGGTGAAGTGCCAGATGGGTGTATGCCGGGCCGATGAGAGTGAAGACTCCCCCGACTCATGTAAAAATGGGCAGCTGCAGATCCTG TCAGACTTTGAAAAAGATGTGGATCTGGCTTGTCAGACAG TTCTGTTCAAGGAGGTCAACACTTGCAACCCATCTACCATCACGGGCACACTGTCCCGCCTATCCCTGGACGAGGACGAGGAGCCCAAGTCCTGCCTCGTGGGTCCTGAGGGCGGCCTCAGCTTCTCACCGCTGCCTGGGAATATCCTGGTGCCCATGGCAGCCTCGCCAGGGCTGGGGGAGCCACCGCCCCCACAGGAGGCCAACCCTGTGTACATGTGTGGGGAAGGTGGCCTCCGGCAGCTGGACCTCACATGGCTGCGGCCCGAGCCGGGCTCTGAGGGGGACTACATGGTGCTGCCCCGGCGGACTCTGAGCCTGCAGCCTGGCAGTGGTGGCGGAGCTGGTGAAGATCCCCCAAGGGCCCGGCCTGAGGGCACCCCTCGGAGGGCTGCCAAGACACTGGCCCACCCGGAAGGCTACCCCAGCTTCCTGTCTGTGGAACActcaggcctggggctgggccctgCCTATGGGTCTCTACAGAACCCCTATGGGATGACCTTCCAGCCACCACCACCGACGCCCAGTGCCCGCCAAGTATCTGAGCCAGGGGAACGCAGCCGGACCATGCCCCGCACTGTGCCAGGCTCTACCATGAAGCTGGGCTCCCTGGAG AAGGTGATGCACACCCGGAAGCGGCACTCAGAACTCTACCACGAGCTCAACCAGAAATTCCACACTTTCGACCGCTACCGCAGCCAGTCTACAGCCAAG GAgaagcccagccctggggagcaTCCTGGCTTGTCCCAGCAGCGGAGACATCAGAGCTGGAGCACCTTCAAGTCTATGACATTGGGCTCGCTGCCCCCCAAGCCCCGAGAACGGCTGGCCCTGCACCGAGCAGCAGCCTGGGAGCCCACAGAACCACCTGATGGTGACTTCCAGACAGAGGTGTGA